The genomic region CAAAAGTCGTACGTGCTGTTACGAAAGCTGAATGCCCTGCGACGAGAGTCGGATGTGCTGTTTCGAAAGTGAGGGGGCCCTATTGCCGAAAAGTTTACGAAAGGGTGGGGGCGCCAGCAGCTACTAGGGTGCCGGAGCGGGTGGGGCTGTTTGGGGCGCGGTCGATTATCCAGTGGGTCGCGGGCGCACCACCAACTGCGCGGACACGGTGACTTTCTTCGTCCGTCACTAGATTCTCAGCAGCGGCGAGCACGGTCGGCATGTGCCCAACCACCACGATCTGTGGGTCGGTGAAACTCGTGACTAAACGGCAGAGGTCATCCTCATCACCGTAGTAGATCTCGTTCATCACAATCGGCTCTACCCCGAGCTCCACCGCTATAATCTGCGCACTCTGCTGCGCGCGTGCAGCCGGCGAAGTCAGTAGCAACGGCTCGGTAACGTAGCGGGCAATGTGACGTGCAGCGAAACCAGCCTGCTGCATCCCCATGGTCGTCAACGGGCGCCCCAAATCGTGATACCCCCAGTTCGCTTCCCCATGACGCATAAGTACAACCCGCATACCCTCAGGCTACGTGAAAAGCCCGTTCTTTGAACAGATTGAAGCACGCCCGCGCCTTGGTATCGGACCATTCCAGGGTGATAATGGGCGGTGTGACAAATACGGATCCTGATTATTCCCCTGCCCGCCTCCTGCGCGAAGCCGCTTTGCGGTCCCCAGAACGCACGTCCATTACCTACATTGAGGTAGAGGCACGGAGCCGGCAATACTCGGTGGCCCAATCGCAAAAGCATGCCCTTCAACTCGTATCCCTGCTGCGCCGCAGGGGCGTTCAAACTGGTGACCGCGTCCTCGTGTGGGGCCCTAACTCCGCGTGGCACCTGTGGACCTACATCGCGTGCGCACACCTTGGGGCAATAGTAGTTCCCGTGCAAGAGCATTTAACTAGCGCAGAAATCCAAGCGATAGTGCATCACTGCGAGCCGCGCGTCGCAATTGTGGGGCTGGCACAGGCGGAACGAAGC from Gleimia hominis harbors:
- a CDS encoding SixA phosphatase family protein; this encodes MRVVLMRHGEANWGYHDLGRPLTTMGMQQAGFAARHIARYVTEPLLLTSPAARAQQSAQIIAVELGVEPIVMNEIYYGDEDDLCRLVTSFTDPQIVVVGHMPTVLAAAENLVTDEESHRVRAVGGAPATHWIIDRAPNSPTRSGTLVAAGAPTLS